Proteins encoded within one genomic window of Bradyrhizobium sp. 186:
- the yidD gene encoding membrane protein insertion efficiency factor YidD, whose protein sequence is MKYSACEHYSNPVEGARRLPRRFGRALIWLYRHTLSPLVGYNCRHLPTCSVYSDEAIERFGLWAGGWMTLARLLRCNPFGTSGIDNVPLTTPRGARWYLPWRYGRWRGVNAS, encoded by the coding sequence ATGAAGTATTCAGCCTGCGAGCATTATTCCAATCCCGTCGAGGGTGCGCGCCGGCTCCCGCGCAGATTCGGCCGCGCGCTGATCTGGCTGTACCGGCACACGCTGTCGCCGCTGGTCGGTTACAATTGCCGTCACCTGCCGACCTGCTCCGTCTACAGCGACGAGGCGATTGAACGGTTCGGACTCTGGGCCGGCGGCTGGATGACGCTCGCGCGCCTGTTGCGCTGCAATCCCTTCGGCACCTCGGGCATCGACAACGTGCCTCTCACCACTCCGCGAGGCGCGCGCTGGTATCTGCCCTGGCGCTACGGCCGCTGGCGCGGCGTGAATGCTTCCTAA